In the Aneurinibacillus soli genome, one interval contains:
- a CDS encoding S-layer homology domain-containing protein, with translation MKDSKIAGRRFVLRRLISMMMVLCMMFSLSSMGVVSAATATHTIEAGNVTGKIGDTVDIPVYVNPIKEIIGYTITTTYDSISLEPVEVKDEATSSIFTPDKTVNGQVKVTASTFGTDFFINKRQKVFTIRFKIKDTASLPGTTPVSLSGTVTEDVDPIEATAISGKVSLQGTATVGIGSASGQAGATVVVPVTATSALPAIGSYGMQIDFDKSALEVVSIQEDSGGDIFSSNYNNTEGWLKTAWADGTGGDSPIGAGKKLFTVTFKIKNTATAGDKALTVNTNANDVQYFSLTDTLATEMSKTLNVGKVTVTASTPPSNGGGGGGRDSSTPSNTRTSSVLVGENEKGKQAASVEITRTVTADGKKSDTVTLDSKKAAEAIAKATDNMNKVTVSIPDLKGNEAQEIVANVQKEALATMADKGFSAQVVTDKATIELPKETVSSLSKKDVYMKIEPVTKETEIQQTKTLLSVQAKDGNVIGTPLHIETNFSGRTKITLPLKGMNIPTEVKEQEAFLHSLAVFIEHSDGEKKVDKGEIQYDEKKNPIGLSIWVDKFSTFTIVGLPEKKEETKAALKDIQGHWAEARIQQLVQSGAVNGYPDGTFKPNQTITRAEFVAMVVKAFGLQPKENQGVVFTDIQNHWAKEAIKIAYANGIINGYNATTFGANDTITREQMAVILTNIKKNGTEGKQLSFKDATSISAWAQKAVSKAVEEGIVTGYPDQTFKPHKTATRAEAVTMIHNALTMK, from the coding sequence TTGAAAGATAGCAAAATTGCTGGAAGACGTTTTGTTTTGCGCCGATTGATTTCGATGATGATGGTGTTGTGTATGATGTTTTCCCTAAGCTCAATGGGTGTCGTTAGTGCAGCAACTGCCACCCATACAATTGAAGCTGGTAATGTAACAGGAAAGATTGGGGATACCGTTGACATTCCGGTATATGTGAATCCCATAAAAGAGATTATTGGCTATACGATTACAACAACATATGACTCTATTTCGTTGGAGCCGGTAGAGGTAAAGGATGAAGCAACTTCTAGTATTTTTACTCCAGATAAAACAGTAAATGGCCAAGTGAAAGTTACGGCATCAACGTTTGGAACCGATTTTTTTATTAATAAAAGACAGAAAGTATTTACGATTCGGTTCAAAATTAAAGACACAGCATCCCTTCCTGGTACAACGCCAGTGAGCCTGTCTGGTACGGTTACAGAAGATGTAGATCCGATAGAGGCGACAGCCATATCAGGCAAAGTATCATTACAGGGTACAGCAACCGTAGGAATCGGTAGTGCAAGTGGACAAGCAGGAGCAACGGTAGTGGTGCCGGTTACGGCAACCAGCGCATTGCCAGCTATCGGTTCTTATGGGATGCAGATTGATTTTGACAAAAGTGCACTGGAAGTCGTCAGCATTCAAGAAGATTCGGGTGGTGACATCTTTTCGTCGAACTACAACAATACGGAAGGTTGGCTGAAAACAGCGTGGGCTGACGGTACTGGTGGTGACAGCCCGATCGGTGCAGGCAAGAAACTATTCACGGTAACGTTCAAGATTAAAAATACAGCCACAGCAGGCGACAAGGCATTGACCGTCAATACAAACGCAAACGATGTGCAATATTTCTCGCTTACGGATACACTTGCAACGGAAATGAGTAAGACACTAAACGTTGGGAAAGTAACGGTGACGGCATCGACACCGCCTTCTAACGGTGGTGGAGGTGGAGGTCGAGACTCTTCTACTCCAAGTAACACCCGAACCTCTTCTGTTCTAGTCGGGGAGAATGAAAAAGGGAAACAAGCAGCTAGTGTAGAGATTACACGAACTGTTACAGCAGATGGGAAAAAGAGTGATACAGTAACTTTAGATTCCAAAAAAGCAGCCGAAGCGATTGCCAAAGCGACAGATAACATGAACAAGGTAACTGTCTCCATTCCTGATCTGAAAGGAAATGAAGCGCAGGAGATTGTAGCGAATGTACAGAAAGAGGCATTGGCTACCATGGCAGACAAAGGATTCTCAGCTCAAGTTGTGACAGATAAAGCGACGATTGAACTTCCGAAAGAAACGGTGTCGTCTCTCAGTAAAAAAGACGTATACATGAAAATTGAGCCTGTAACGAAAGAAACCGAGATTCAACAAACAAAAACATTGCTGAGTGTACAGGCGAAGGATGGAAATGTAATCGGAACTCCGTTACACATCGAGACGAACTTCTCGGGTCGTACGAAAATCACGCTTCCATTGAAGGGAATGAACATCCCAACCGAAGTGAAGGAACAGGAAGCGTTCTTACATTCTCTCGCTGTCTTCATTGAACATAGCGATGGCGAGAAAAAAGTAGATAAAGGCGAAATTCAATACGATGAGAAGAAAAATCCAATCGGTCTTTCAATTTGGGTGGATAAGTTCAGTACCTTCACGATTGTTGGGCTGCCAGAAAAGAAGGAAGAAACTAAAGCTGCTTTGAAAGACATTCAAGGGCACTGGGCAGAAGCGCGCATTCAACAACTTGTACAAAGCGGAGCCGTTAACGGTTATCCAGATGGTACGTTTAAACCAAACCAAACGATTACCCGTGCTGAATTTGTCGCAATGGTCGTAAAAGCATTTGGATTACAACCAAAAGAAAATCAGGGTGTTGTCTTTACTGACATCCAGAACCATTGGGCAAAAGAAGCGATCAAAATAGCATACGCGAATGGAATTATCAACGGCTACAATGCCACAACATTTGGAGCCAACGACACGATTACGCGCGAACAAATGGCGGTCATTTTAACGAACATCAAGAAGAACGGTACAGAAGGAAAACAACTGTCATTCAAGGATGCAACGTCGATCTCTGCATGGGCACAAAAAGCAGTAAGCAAGGCAGTAGAAGAAGGAATCGTTACGGGCTATCCAGATCAAACGTTCAAGCCGCATAAGACGGCTACAAGAGCGGAAGCGGTAACCATGATTCATAATGCTTTAACCATGAAATAA
- the cspD gene encoding cold-shock protein CspD produces MQTTGTVKWFNAEKGFGFIEVEGGSDVFVHFSAITGEGFKSLEEGQRVQFSIVQGNRGPQAENVVKL; encoded by the coding sequence ATGCAAACAACAGGAACAGTTAAGTGGTTTAATGCTGAAAAAGGTTTTGGCTTTATCGAAGTTGAAGGCGGCAGCGATGTATTCGTTCACTTCAGCGCGATCACAGGCGAAGGATTCAAATCGTTAGAAGAAGGACAACGCGTTCAGTTCTCGATCGTTCAGGGCAACCGTGGACCACAAGCTGAAAACGTAGTTAAACTGTAA
- a CDS encoding acyltransferase produces the protein MQKRLRELDWMRSFAALSVIMIHVTSGYVIANPAAYVLNQAMRYAVPLFIILSGFLLFYVDRNRDRLSWASFYKKRFSKILAPYVIWTVIYTLYTYHDAVIAGQYGKWLAVLKADLIRGTGFVHLYFLLIMVQLYAIYPVLWKWLKKHTASFLAVTFVVTAFSQTMIYFHALHIVHLPRLIVPYVILFPLWLFYFAAGMYVAKHNEAITSALAGRTVQLGVLYVASFGLLLLDSHYTHTYDSSIKPTVMLYCFVSYAFFLSIAMKLRDVHGRLARLSDWLAIQSFLVFLLHPLLLVWIQRTYHELESFWKTTPGFLLLFSIVTVVSCLVVYVASWFRPVIWIGGVPRSNAEASPTEQKSATSVH, from the coding sequence ATGCAAAAAAGGCTGCGAGAGTTGGACTGGATGCGATCATTTGCCGCTCTGTCGGTTATTATGATCCATGTCACATCGGGATATGTGATTGCGAATCCAGCTGCTTATGTTCTAAACCAGGCGATGCGCTATGCAGTGCCGCTATTTATTATTTTATCCGGCTTTTTACTGTTTTATGTGGATCGGAATCGGGATCGATTATCGTGGGCTTCTTTTTATAAGAAGCGTTTCAGTAAAATTTTGGCGCCCTATGTGATTTGGACCGTCATATATACGCTGTACACATATCACGATGCAGTGATTGCAGGGCAGTATGGGAAGTGGCTGGCTGTATTGAAGGCAGATCTGATAAGGGGAACGGGATTTGTCCATCTGTACTTCCTTCTGATTATGGTGCAATTGTATGCGATCTATCCAGTGCTGTGGAAATGGCTGAAAAAGCATACGGCAAGCTTTTTGGCTGTGACATTTGTTGTGACTGCTTTTTCGCAGACGATGATTTACTTTCACGCGCTGCACATTGTCCATCTGCCTCGGCTGATCGTGCCGTATGTCATTCTTTTCCCACTCTGGCTGTTTTATTTTGCCGCTGGGATGTATGTGGCAAAACATAATGAGGCGATTACTTCTGCACTGGCCGGACGGACTGTACAGCTTGGTGTGCTGTATGTGGCTTCGTTTGGGCTGTTGCTGCTGGACAGTCACTACACTCATACGTATGATTCTTCAATTAAGCCGACTGTCATGCTTTATTGTTTTGTTTCATACGCGTTCTTTTTGAGTATAGCGATGAAGTTGAGGGATGTGCACGGGCGATTGGCCCGGCTGTCTGACTGGTTGGCGATTCAGTCCTTTTTGGTATTCTTGCTGCATCCGCTTTTACTTGTTTGGATTCAGCGCACGTATCATGAACTGGAATCTTTTTGGAAAACAACACCAGGATTTCTCTTGCTATTTAGCATTGTTACAGTTGTATCATGTTTGGTTGTGTATGTGGCGAGCTGGTTTCGCCCTGTTATATGGATCGGCGGCGTTCCGAGATCAAACGCTGAGGCTTCCCCGACCGAACAGAAGTCAGCTACAAGCGTACACTAG
- a CDS encoding PilZ domain-containing protein produces the protein MEQVKFEYKGRLEFGNMSVIEGELLSLEVTDTDGYTVGGTIVFLYAGKRFPTKIIKKEMRTLYLFVPLFDTHFPNDRRHIARIPVQLPAYVNDYISERVYEIPADLRVRVIDVSLQGFGFVSGERLRVNHAYYVAFDTKDLEIKTKTIIRNETMADEGYRYGCEIQSITREDFHVLRRFMLIRQLSIAIQNPLGS, from the coding sequence ATGGAGCAAGTGAAGTTTGAATATAAGGGAAGACTTGAATTTGGGAATATGAGTGTGATTGAAGGTGAATTGCTTAGTTTAGAAGTTACCGATACAGATGGATATACAGTGGGCGGTACAATTGTGTTTTTGTACGCAGGAAAGCGTTTTCCTACGAAGATCATTAAAAAAGAAATGCGTACGCTGTATTTATTTGTCCCCTTATTCGATACTCACTTTCCAAATGATCGGCGCCATATAGCACGTATTCCTGTGCAACTGCCGGCTTATGTGAATGATTATATCAGCGAGCGAGTGTATGAAATTCCGGCTGATCTACGTGTGCGTGTCATTGACGTAAGCTTGCAGGGATTTGGTTTTGTATCAGGCGAACGATTGCGGGTAAACCATGCATACTATGTAGCGTTTGATACAAAAGATCTGGAGATTAAAACAAAGACGATCATTCGTAATGAAACGATGGCGGATGAGGGATATCGATATGGTTGCGAAATTCAGTCAATCACACGAGAAGATTTTCATGTTTTGCGCCGCTTTATGTTGATTCGACAATTATCCATAGCGATACAGAATCCACTTGGTTCATAA
- the aspA gene encoding aspartate ammonia-lyase — MEQTNNYRVEKDFLGEKQVPLHAFYGVQTMRAIENFPITGYRIHESLIVAMAIVKKAAALANMETGQLNPRIGKAIVDAAEEIIDGKLHDQFIVDPIQGGAGTSINMNTNEVIANRGLELLDKEKGNYFELSPNTHVNMAQSTNDSFPTAIHLSVLSMLDKLLVTMQEMHDTFGKKAKEFDHVIKMGRTHLQDAVPVRLGQEFEAYRRVLERDMKRIKQSRQHMYEVNMGATAVGTGLNADPRYIESVVKHLADISGFPIVGAEHLVDATQNTDAYTEVSAALKVCMMNMSKIANDLRLMASGPRVGLGEITLPARQPGSSIMPGKVNPVMAEVINQIAFQVIGNDHTICLASEAGQLELNVMEPVLVFNLLQSISIMNNGFRVFREYCLDGITANEEKMKEYVDKSVGVITAVNPHLGYETAARIAREAILSGKSVRELCLYYNVLTEEELDLILDPFEMTHPGIAGASLLFKD, encoded by the coding sequence ATGGAACAAACAAACAATTATCGCGTAGAGAAAGATTTCCTTGGTGAGAAACAAGTACCACTTCATGCTTTCTACGGTGTGCAGACGATGCGTGCGATTGAGAACTTCCCTATTACCGGGTACCGCATTCACGAATCTCTTATCGTAGCGATGGCGATTGTGAAGAAGGCAGCCGCATTGGCGAATATGGAAACCGGCCAGCTGAACCCGCGTATTGGAAAAGCGATTGTCGATGCAGCGGAGGAAATTATCGACGGTAAGCTGCATGATCAGTTTATTGTTGATCCGATTCAAGGGGGCGCTGGAACGTCCATTAACATGAATACAAATGAAGTAATCGCTAATCGTGGACTTGAATTGCTTGACAAAGAAAAAGGTAACTATTTTGAATTAAGTCCGAACACACATGTTAATATGGCACAGTCGACAAATGACTCGTTCCCAACAGCGATTCACCTCTCGGTACTGAGCATGCTGGATAAACTACTTGTTACGATGCAGGAGATGCACGATACATTTGGTAAAAAAGCAAAAGAGTTCGACCATGTGATCAAAATGGGACGTACGCACTTGCAGGATGCAGTGCCGGTACGCCTCGGACAGGAATTCGAAGCGTACCGCCGTGTGCTAGAACGTGATATGAAGCGAATCAAGCAGTCGCGCCAGCATATGTATGAAGTAAATATGGGAGCGACCGCAGTTGGGACCGGTCTGAATGCTGATCCGCGCTATATTGAAAGCGTTGTAAAACATCTGGCTGACATTTCGGGCTTCCCGATTGTAGGGGCGGAGCATCTGGTTGATGCGACGCAAAATACTGACGCGTATACAGAAGTATCTGCCGCGCTCAAAGTGTGTATGATGAACATGTCCAAAATTGCCAACGATCTGCGCCTTATGGCATCCGGTCCACGCGTTGGACTTGGTGAGATCACACTGCCGGCACGTCAACCGGGCTCTTCCATCATGCCGGGTAAAGTGAATCCGGTTATGGCCGAAGTAATCAATCAGATCGCGTTCCAGGTAATCGGTAACGATCATACGATCTGCCTGGCATCTGAAGCAGGCCAGCTGGAACTCAATGTTATGGAGCCTGTGCTTGTGTTCAATCTGTTGCAGTCGATCAGCATTATGAACAACGGCTTCCGTGTCTTCCGGGAATACTGCCTGGATGGCATCACGGCAAATGAAGAGAAGATGAAGGAATATGTGGATAAGAGTGTGGGGGTTATTACAGCAGTAAACCCGCACCTTGGTTATGAAACAGCGGCACGCATCGCACGGGAAGCGATTCTGTCTGGCAAGTCCGTACGGGAGTTGTGCCTGTATTACAACGTGCTGACAGAAGAAGAGCTTGATCTCATTCTTGATCCGTTCGAGATGACGCATCCGGGTATTGCGGGTGCATCGCTTCTATTCAAAGATTAA
- a CDS encoding alpha/beta-type small acid-soluble spore protein: MANNNKLLVPQAAQLLDQYKYEIASEFGVQLGSDTVSRANGSVGGEITKRLVQMAQQQLKS, translated from the coding sequence ATGGCAAACAACAATAAACTTCTTGTACCGCAGGCAGCTCAACTGCTTGATCAGTACAAATATGAGATCGCATCCGAATTCGGCGTACAGCTTGGCAGTGATACGGTTTCCCGCGCAAACGGTTCAGTTGGCGGCGAAATTACGAAGCGCCTCGTACAGATGGCCCAGCAACAGTTAAAATCATAA
- the hemY gene encoding protoporphyrinogen oxidase yields MNRMHTVAIIGGGITGLTTAYYLQKTVREQNLPIRYVLIEAEDRLGGTIITDYTNDFVIELGPDSFLARKTSMIRLAEEVGLKDDLVRNHTGQAFILTNGQLHPMPGGSIMGIPTKVAPFVTTPLFSLSGKMRAACDLFLPRAQSNGADQSLGKFFRRRLGNEVVENLIEPLLSGVYSGDIDDLSLMSTFPQFYQVEQKHRSLILGMRSTTPKQPKSAGDKKSSSAFMTFKSGLQALVEALENQLDRNCIRTGTSVSRVAQAESGYTLHLADGTQMDADSVVLCSSLRPTRDMLSEYDFSHLLEEIPTSSVATAALAFPLEAIQQDINGTGFIVSRNEKFTITACTWTHKKWPHTTPAGKALLRCFVGRPWDDSPVHLPDEELIATIMNDLNKIMKINQEPEFYRISRWKQVRPQYVVGHKARVDQLVHELDGKMPGMFVAGAPYYGAGLPDCIDQGEAIVSDILHYLHTYEATSL; encoded by the coding sequence ATGAATCGGATGCATACAGTTGCGATCATCGGCGGTGGCATCACTGGCCTAACAACTGCTTACTATTTGCAAAAAACCGTTCGGGAACAAAATTTGCCCATCCGCTATGTACTGATTGAAGCAGAAGACCGTCTGGGCGGCACGATCATAACGGATTACACGAACGACTTTGTGATTGAACTCGGACCCGATTCGTTTCTGGCCCGCAAGACAAGTATGATTCGTCTTGCAGAAGAAGTCGGGCTCAAAGATGATCTCGTGCGCAATCATACCGGACAGGCGTTTATTCTGACAAATGGCCAACTTCATCCGATGCCAGGCGGTTCCATCATGGGCATTCCGACAAAGGTGGCACCATTTGTCACAACCCCTCTCTTTTCTCTTTCCGGAAAAATGAGAGCAGCCTGTGACCTGTTCTTACCACGCGCCCAGTCAAATGGAGCAGATCAGTCACTCGGCAAGTTCTTCCGTCGTCGCCTTGGCAATGAAGTGGTGGAGAATTTGATTGAGCCTTTGCTCTCCGGTGTGTATTCAGGCGATATTGATGACTTAAGCCTGATGTCTACATTCCCGCAATTTTATCAGGTTGAGCAAAAACATCGCAGTCTGATTCTTGGCATGCGTTCCACAACGCCAAAACAGCCGAAGTCAGCCGGTGACAAAAAGTCGTCAAGTGCTTTTATGACATTCAAAAGCGGCCTGCAAGCACTTGTAGAAGCACTTGAGAATCAGCTTGACCGCAACTGTATTCGCACCGGAACGAGTGTATCTAGAGTGGCACAGGCAGAAAGCGGCTACACGCTTCACCTGGCAGATGGTACACAGATGGACGCAGACAGTGTAGTTCTCTGTTCATCACTGCGTCCAACGCGGGACATGCTGTCGGAATATGACTTCTCTCATCTACTAGAGGAAATTCCGACTTCATCCGTTGCCACGGCTGCCCTCGCCTTTCCATTAGAAGCGATTCAGCAGGACATTAATGGTACAGGCTTCATCGTATCGCGCAATGAAAAGTTCACCATTACTGCCTGTACATGGACACACAAAAAATGGCCGCACACGACTCCAGCAGGCAAAGCACTACTTCGCTGCTTTGTTGGCCGTCCGTGGGATGATTCTCCGGTTCACCTGCCGGATGAGGAACTAATTGCAACGATTATGAACGACTTGAATAAAATTATGAAGATCAATCAAGAACCGGAATTTTACCGCATCTCCCGTTGGAAACAGGTGCGTCCGCAATATGTAGTCGGGCATAAAGCGCGGGTTGATCAGCTTGTTCATGAGCTTGATGGGAAGATGCCTGGTATGTTTGTCGCCGGTGCTCCCTACTATGGAGCAGGGCTTCCCGATTGTATTGACCAGGGAGAAGCTATTGTGTCTGATATCCTTCATTATCTTCATACTTATGAAGCTACCTCCCTGTAG
- the hemH gene encoding ferrochelatase yields MTKQRMGLLVMAYGTPHSPDEVESYYTHIRRGRKPTPELLSELIERYERIGGLSPLARITDEQAHALAAKLNEMQDTITFTAFLGLKHITPFIEDGVKNMREAEISDAVSIVLAPHYSTFSAQSYNDRAHAKAAALGNIRIHSIDSWYDQPAFIRYWADRLRETFSQISEADQDRTIVLFTAHSLPERIKQMNDPYPEQIAHTARMIAEKADVRHYTTAWQSAGRTPEPWLGPDVQDRMRELHAEGYTTMVFCPVGFVSDHLEVLYDNDIECKQIADELNIRYLRPPMPNTHDTFIEGLANAVLDQIAKKERDE; encoded by the coding sequence ATGACGAAACAGCGAATGGGACTTCTCGTGATGGCATATGGGACGCCGCACAGTCCCGATGAAGTGGAATCTTACTATACACATATTCGGCGTGGACGAAAACCTACCCCGGAGCTTCTTAGTGAGCTTATCGAGCGGTATGAACGCATCGGGGGGCTCTCCCCTCTCGCCCGTATTACAGATGAACAGGCGCATGCACTTGCTGCGAAGCTAAACGAGATGCAAGATACGATTACGTTCACAGCCTTTCTTGGACTGAAGCATATTACGCCGTTCATTGAAGACGGCGTTAAAAACATGCGAGAGGCGGAAATAAGCGACGCTGTTAGCATCGTTCTAGCTCCGCACTATTCCACGTTCAGCGCTCAGTCGTATAATGACCGGGCGCATGCGAAGGCGGCTGCACTCGGAAATATACGCATCCATTCGATTGACAGCTGGTATGATCAGCCTGCCTTCATCCGCTACTGGGCAGACCGTCTGCGTGAGACATTTTCTCAGATTTCGGAAGCAGACCAGGACCGGACGATTGTGCTATTCACAGCGCATAGCTTGCCAGAACGAATCAAGCAGATGAATGACCCGTATCCCGAGCAGATCGCACATACCGCTCGCATGATTGCGGAGAAGGCGGATGTTCGACATTATACAACCGCCTGGCAGAGTGCAGGCCGAACACCGGAACCGTGGCTTGGGCCAGATGTGCAGGATCGGATGCGTGAGCTACATGCAGAAGGCTATACAACAATGGTATTCTGTCCGGTTGGATTCGTATCTGACCATCTGGAAGTACTGTATGATAACGACATTGAATGTAAACAGATAGCCGATGAACTTAACATCCGCTATCTTCGTCCGCCTATGCCAAACACACATGATACATTCATCGAGGGACTCGCAAATGCTGTGTTGGATCAGATTGCAAAGAAAGAACGTGATGAATAA
- the hemE gene encoding uroporphyrinogen decarboxylase, with amino-acid sequence MSAKPFNDNFLKACRGEEHNHVPVWYMRQAGRYQPEYRKIREKYSLFEITHRPEVCAEVTMLPIQQLDVDAAILFADIMTPMPALGIDVEIKSSIGPVIANPITSKADVEKLGTLDPDTDVPYILDTIKLLREQLHVPLIGFAGAPFTLASYLLEGGPSRNYYKTKAFMHSQPEAWHLLMDKLGEMTITYLKAQIKAGAQAIQVFDSWVGALNAQDYQTFVAPVMNKIFAALKDENAPKIMFGVGAGHLLTEWNRLPLDVIGLDWRTSIQSARKQGVTCTVQGNLDPGLLLADWAQIEQKTKEILDQGMENPNFIFNLGHGVYPQVQVETLQRLTAFIHEYSARK; translated from the coding sequence ATGAGCGCAAAGCCATTTAATGATAATTTTTTGAAAGCTTGCCGGGGCGAGGAGCACAACCACGTACCAGTATGGTATATGCGTCAAGCGGGGCGTTATCAGCCTGAGTACCGCAAAATCCGCGAAAAATATTCGCTGTTTGAGATTACACACCGTCCGGAAGTCTGCGCGGAAGTTACCATGCTTCCGATCCAGCAACTTGATGTGGATGCGGCCATTCTGTTTGCAGACATCATGACGCCAATGCCAGCACTTGGAATTGATGTAGAAATTAAATCAAGCATCGGACCCGTCATTGCCAATCCGATCACATCCAAAGCCGATGTAGAAAAGCTCGGTACGCTTGATCCAGACACAGACGTTCCGTATATTCTCGATACGATTAAACTGTTACGTGAACAACTTCATGTTCCACTCATTGGCTTTGCGGGTGCACCTTTCACCCTTGCCAGCTATTTACTTGAAGGCGGTCCATCACGTAACTATTACAAAACGAAAGCTTTCATGCACTCTCAGCCGGAAGCATGGCATCTGTTGATGGACAAGCTCGGTGAGATGACGATTACATATTTGAAAGCACAAATCAAAGCAGGTGCCCAGGCTATTCAGGTATTCGACTCCTGGGTAGGGGCGCTTAATGCACAAGACTATCAAACGTTCGTGGCTCCGGTTATGAATAAGATTTTTGCTGCTCTCAAAGACGAAAACGCTCCAAAAATTATGTTTGGTGTCGGAGCAGGCCATCTGCTTACGGAATGGAATCGCTTGCCGCTTGATGTCATCGGACTCGACTGGCGTACAAGTATCCAGTCTGCACGCAAGCAAGGCGTAACCTGTACCGTTCAGGGTAATCTTGACCCAGGACTCCTTCTTGCTGACTGGGCACAGATTGAACAAAAAACAAAAGAAATTCTTGATCAAGGTATGGAAAATCCGAATTTTATTTTCAACCTCGGTCATGGAGTATATCCGCAAGTGCAGGTCGAAACCCTACAGCGTCTGACAGCATTCATTCACGAATACTCCGCCAGAAAGTAG
- a CDS encoding M15 family metallopeptidase: MNKRTTMLALLLAAASFTAGCATETGSKSPDQATTQPTNQKDSNKNNQSQPDPLAEQKVKAALATTVIKTGSGVQEVTNMNDVLVVVNKKRTIQSAFEPSDLVQPNIPFSFAEKSPRKMMRKEAAKALEELFSQAKAENIDLLGQSAYRPYSMQKAVFTRLIKKYGTEEKANAVSAYPGQSEHQTGLAIDVTSKRMGNTLEQTFGDTPEGKWLAANAPKYGFIIRYPKGKESVTGYAYEPWHIRYVGKTVAQEITKKGLTLEEYLSQ, translated from the coding sequence GTGAACAAACGAACAACGATGCTGGCACTTCTGTTAGCAGCCGCATCTTTTACAGCCGGCTGTGCAACTGAGACAGGATCAAAATCACCGGATCAGGCAACCACACAGCCAACAAACCAAAAGGACAGCAACAAAAATAACCAATCACAGCCTGATCCGCTTGCAGAGCAAAAAGTAAAAGCAGCACTCGCCACTACGGTTATAAAAACCGGTAGCGGTGTTCAGGAAGTGACAAATATGAATGATGTACTTGTTGTGGTGAACAAGAAGCGAACTATTCAGTCTGCTTTTGAGCCGTCCGATCTTGTACAACCAAACATCCCTTTCTCATTCGCAGAAAAAAGCCCGCGAAAAATGATGCGCAAAGAAGCAGCGAAAGCACTTGAAGAACTATTCTCCCAGGCAAAAGCTGAGAACATAGATCTACTCGGCCAATCAGCGTACCGTCCGTATTCGATGCAAAAAGCAGTTTTTACCCGCCTGATCAAAAAATACGGCACTGAGGAGAAAGCGAATGCCGTCAGTGCCTATCCAGGTCAGAGCGAACACCAGACTGGCCTTGCAATTGACGTCACAAGTAAACGCATGGGCAATACACTTGAGCAAACGTTTGGCGATACACCGGAAGGAAAGTGGCTTGCGGCTAATGCACCAAAATACGGCTTTATCATCCGCTATCCGAAAGGCAAAGAATCCGTTACAGGCTACGCGTATGAACCATGGCATATTCGCTATGTAGGCAAGACAGTCGCCCAAGAAATTACAAAGAAAGGTCTGACTCTTGAAGAGTACCTGTCACAATAA
- a CDS encoding 2-phosphosulfolactate phosphatase, which yields MRIEVVQTVEEIRHEQVAGRTVVVIDVLKAGSTIVTALGQGFASVLPVETIGQAQLLRRASNVVFAGERHGKKISEFTYSNSPTELCSHKQPGQQLVLTTTDGTIAINKAARAAHLLIGCLLNAHACIEEALRRQLDITLYCAGTRQTFALEDGLAAGLMIEHARTLLPCVRVCDLGTALAASYTHLAPSLPDLLLETTTGRRIAGQQGTADVLYCARLNALAVVPILQDKNLVTATISPVN from the coding sequence ATGAGAATCGAAGTCGTGCAGACCGTAGAAGAAATCCGCCATGAACAGGTGGCTGGACGAACCGTTGTGGTCATCGATGTACTGAAAGCAGGCAGCACAATTGTCACTGCGCTCGGCCAAGGATTTGCTTCAGTGCTCCCCGTAGAAACCATCGGGCAGGCACAACTACTACGCAGAGCGTCGAATGTCGTCTTTGCTGGCGAGCGACACGGCAAAAAAATTTCTGAATTCACATACAGCAACTCACCTACTGAATTGTGCAGCCATAAACAGCCTGGACAACAGCTTGTACTGACGACAACAGATGGCACCATCGCGATCAATAAAGCAGCACGAGCTGCTCATTTGCTGATTGGCTGCTTACTAAACGCACATGCCTGCATCGAAGAAGCGCTGCGCCGACAGCTCGATATTACGCTGTACTGTGCTGGAACACGGCAGACCTTCGCCTTAGAAGACGGACTGGCAGCCGGACTTATGATCGAACACGCCCGGACGCTCCTGCCGTGTGTGCGCGTATGCGATCTCGGCACCGCACTTGCTGCAAGCTACACGCACTTAGCTCCGTCCCTTCCCGATCTTCTGCTTGAGACCACAACCGGAAGACGCATCGCAGGGCAGCAGGGAACTGCTGATGTGCTGTACTGTGCTAGATTAAATGCACTTGCAGTCGTTCCAATTTTACAAGACAAAAATTTGGTTACTGCTACAATCTCTCCAGTAAATTGA